From Streptomyces sp. NBC_00370, a single genomic window includes:
- a CDS encoding AAA family ATPase, whose protein sequence is MTEQSSAAETAVPPSWRVFHATGQSPRSEPPELPAAPPWREFNGSPVQDDPPDDDRAALRRLGATRTDPQLRDEEIDTVNAAVLLRRPVLVTGPPGVGKSTLAYLIARELGLGRVLQWSIVSRTTLRGGLYEYDSIGRAQAIAAWRAGGEPGPARDAAPEQPTVAEPPYLGDFMTLGPLGTALLPYRRPRVLLVDELDKSDIDLPNDLLHVLENGSFEIPELVRSDLDSVKVFSDDPHSRATIEGGRVECAEFPIVVITSNGEREFPAAFRRRCLPLEMRPPSREQLLSIVAGHLRRQPEGVSALVDEFERRLQDGGTQSVDQLLNAVQLTATYGFQGDSDGRKLIEMLLRDLSKGR, encoded by the coding sequence GTGACGGAGCAGAGTTCTGCGGCGGAGACCGCCGTCCCGCCCTCCTGGCGGGTGTTCCACGCGACCGGACAGAGCCCGCGGTCCGAGCCGCCCGAACTGCCCGCGGCGCCGCCCTGGCGCGAGTTCAACGGCAGCCCCGTGCAGGACGATCCCCCCGACGACGACCGGGCGGCGCTGCGCAGACTCGGCGCGACCCGGACGGACCCTCAGCTGCGTGACGAGGAGATCGACACCGTCAACGCGGCCGTGCTGCTGCGCCGCCCCGTCCTCGTGACCGGGCCGCCCGGGGTCGGCAAGTCGACGCTCGCCTACCTCATCGCGCGCGAACTCGGCCTCGGCCGGGTGCTCCAGTGGAGCATCGTCAGCCGCACGACCCTGCGCGGCGGCCTGTACGAGTACGACTCGATCGGCCGCGCCCAGGCCATCGCCGCCTGGCGGGCCGGCGGCGAGCCGGGCCCCGCGCGCGACGCGGCGCCGGAGCAGCCGACCGTCGCCGAACCGCCGTACCTCGGCGACTTCATGACGCTCGGTCCGCTCGGCACCGCCCTGCTGCCGTACCGCAGGCCGCGTGTCCTGCTCGTGGACGAACTCGACAAGAGCGACATCGACCTGCCCAACGACCTGCTGCACGTCCTGGAGAACGGCAGCTTCGAGATCCCCGAGCTGGTCCGCAGCGACCTGGACTCGGTCAAGGTCTTCTCGGACGACCCGCACAGCCGCGCCACCATCGAGGGCGGCCGGGTGGAGTGCGCCGAGTTCCCGATCGTGGTCATCACCAGCAACGGCGAGCGGGAGTTCCCCGCCGCTTTCCGGCGGCGCTGCCTGCCGCTCGAAATGCGCCCGCCCAGCCGTGAACAGCTGCTCTCCATCGTGGCCGGTCATCTGCGGCGCCAGCCGGAGGGCGTGTCGGCGCTGGTCGACGAGTTCGAGAGGAGGCTGCAGGACGGCGGCACCCAGTCGGTCGACCAGCTCCTCAACGCGGTGCAGTTGACGGCGACATACGGTTTCCAGGGCGACAGCGACGGGCGTAAACTCATCGAGATGCTCCTCCGCGACCTCTCGAAAGGCCGCTGA
- the fxsT gene encoding FxSxx-COOH system tetratricopeptide repeat protein has protein sequence MNGLPRERAPGPDDTGSSAVPGAAGDGPSWQDIADSLWLASRRLAAGRTAAPAPAVPEADPDLPPAVPPAVPDSEPWDFSVPGSNGAVPGAPTHLTATAGTSGEAPGAYTAVSAGRTRPAARPLPLAKAMRRLGRRVDSRTLTELDETRTAEHGINDGLWIPYLLPTRENAFDLVLLIDDAPTMRGWERTARQLAVEAARSGSFRDVRSVSVSVPAAGPPVLRRPGGQQADPAELLDGRGSRLFLVVTDGLGAGWAGGAADTLLARLAAGGPTALVHLLPPYLRHRSSLYPFRASLEAAGFGALNRYLGCRPPHSLPDPVRPLPEPDDGTVPVPVLSLRPESFRAWADLVTGERGVSATLPVVLAGALAKGASAPGLRAPRIDGPRAASAAVRRFLGLASPLARQLALLLAVVPLDFDLIEELRDRAVPEAGPDHLAEVLMGGLINWNGQDGEGERAVDFADGVREALLATGTRTQLAQLVTLLSELRSGRGAGALLRAVLRDPEHAPLPDPAPANRPWLRIELAVLKALSGPYARRASRVAAELAGVPGASGVTRGGAGASPDKSGSLREGLGAEQTTDPPGGTVPPTPPETVVDENAGKADHTMDLRAQEHSFVRTGQPKVMGNVPPKNPNFTGRESLLAAVEQQLREDKTAAVLPHALHGMGGVGKSQIAIEYIYRHSHEYSVIWWIPAEHDSLILAALAELARSLGLDVGPQANTAVPAVREALRTGKPYENWLLVFDNAENIDAVRAYFPSGGSGKIIVTSRNREWERVATPLSVNVFERDESITLLQRRARGLGAEDADRLAEALGDLPLAIEQAGAWHAATGMPVAEYLELLAARRPEILELDPSPDYPVTVAAAWNISLERLAQNNPAARQLLEICAGMAPEPIPLSMLRGGHKVEITPELDPVLRDPLLLARATRDLSKLSLIKLDHKSGTLQMHRLMQNVLASGIASDEQERMRRAAHLLLSTAKPGSPESPEHWPAYQALLPHVIASEAVESSDPWVRGLVSDVVLFLYYWGAHDAGESLARQAWLAWSAQSGAEELQVVRMTKLLGFYLRVLGRGAEALTLNESALAISRTAQVPDEELIDSMCQMASALRYEGKFYEARALDEEADERARDLFGPEDPETLRAAHDYGISMRMCGEFAEARRLDEETAHQWELLLGPTNGLTLNTLNALAIDVREAGDYRAAHILQESTYQTYVTHFGEDNAATIRAARNLAVCRRRAGVLSQAGELTEATLLRFTTRYGTDYPDTLATAMNAIVDRRLGGDLAASRDVGEKTLARYRATLGDTHAYTLGTMVNFAATLRALGELDKAEALDREATERFRATLGERHVSTLTAAMGLANDHYARLDFARALEVDEATLGPLTRSAGPDHPLTLSCTANLALDLRGLGRVAEADELNAKAVEGLTRLLGDDHPRPTAARLYQRIECDIAPMPL, from the coding sequence ATGAACGGCTTGCCCAGGGAGCGCGCACCCGGCCCCGACGACACCGGGAGTTCCGCGGTCCCCGGTGCCGCAGGCGACGGGCCGAGCTGGCAGGACATCGCCGACTCCCTGTGGCTGGCGTCCCGCCGGCTGGCAGCCGGACGGACCGCCGCACCCGCACCCGCCGTCCCCGAAGCGGACCCGGACCTGCCCCCTGCCGTGCCTCCCGCCGTGCCGGACAGCGAGCCCTGGGACTTCTCCGTACCGGGGTCCAACGGCGCGGTGCCCGGCGCGCCGACCCACCTCACCGCGACCGCCGGGACGAGCGGCGAGGCGCCCGGTGCGTACACCGCCGTATCCGCGGGCAGGACGCGGCCGGCCGCGCGGCCCCTGCCGCTGGCCAAGGCCATGCGCCGGCTCGGCCGCCGGGTGGACTCGCGGACCCTGACGGAGCTCGACGAGACACGCACCGCCGAGCACGGCATCAACGACGGGTTATGGATCCCCTATCTGCTGCCGACCCGGGAGAACGCCTTCGATCTGGTGCTGCTCATCGACGACGCGCCCACCATGCGCGGCTGGGAGCGTACGGCGCGTCAGCTCGCCGTCGAGGCGGCCCGCAGCGGCTCCTTCCGCGACGTCCGGTCCGTGTCCGTCTCCGTCCCGGCCGCAGGACCTCCGGTCCTGCGCAGGCCGGGCGGCCAGCAGGCCGACCCGGCCGAACTGCTCGACGGCCGCGGCTCCCGGCTCTTCCTGGTGGTCACCGACGGACTCGGGGCGGGCTGGGCCGGCGGAGCGGCCGACACGTTACTCGCACGGCTCGCCGCCGGCGGGCCGACCGCGCTGGTGCACCTGCTGCCGCCGTACCTGCGGCACCGGTCCTCGCTCTACCCCTTCCGCGCCTCCCTCGAAGCCGCCGGATTCGGCGCACTCAACCGGTACCTGGGCTGTCGGCCGCCGCACAGCCTGCCCGACCCGGTACGGCCGCTGCCCGAGCCCGACGACGGGACGGTGCCGGTGCCCGTGCTGAGCCTGCGCCCCGAGTCCTTCCGGGCCTGGGCCGACCTCGTCACCGGCGAGCGCGGGGTGTCCGCGACGCTGCCCGTGGTGCTGGCCGGCGCGCTGGCGAAGGGCGCTTCGGCGCCCGGACTGCGCGCCCCGCGCATCGACGGGCCGCGCGCCGCCTCGGCCGCCGTACGCCGCTTCCTGGGCCTCGCGAGCCCGCTCGCCCGGCAGTTGGCGCTGCTGCTGGCCGTCGTCCCGCTGGACTTCGACCTCATAGAGGAACTGCGCGACCGGGCCGTGCCCGAGGCGGGCCCCGACCATCTCGCCGAGGTGCTGATGGGCGGGCTCATCAACTGGAACGGCCAGGACGGCGAAGGCGAGCGCGCTGTCGACTTCGCGGACGGGGTCCGGGAGGCCCTGCTCGCCACCGGAACCCGCACCCAGCTGGCGCAGCTGGTCACCCTGCTTTCCGAGCTGCGGTCGGGACGGGGCGCCGGCGCGCTGCTGCGCGCCGTGCTGCGCGACCCCGAGCACGCCCCGCTGCCCGACCCGGCGCCGGCCAACCGGCCCTGGCTGCGGATCGAACTCGCGGTGCTCAAGGCACTGTCGGGCCCGTACGCGCGCCGGGCGTCGCGGGTGGCGGCTGAGCTGGCGGGCGTGCCGGGCGCATCCGGCGTGACCAGGGGTGGTGCGGGCGCATCCCCCGATAAAAGTGGATCTTTGCGGGAAGGGCTGGGGGCGGAACAGACCACCGACCCGCCAGGAGGCACAGTGCCGCCCACACCGCCCGAGACAGTTGTTGACGAGAATGCCGGGAAGGCTGACCACACGATGGACCTCAGAGCGCAAGAGCACAGCTTCGTCCGTACGGGCCAGCCGAAGGTCATGGGCAACGTCCCTCCCAAGAACCCGAACTTCACCGGGCGGGAGAGTCTGCTGGCAGCGGTGGAACAGCAGTTGCGCGAGGACAAGACGGCAGCGGTCCTGCCGCACGCCCTGCACGGGATGGGCGGCGTCGGCAAGTCGCAGATCGCCATCGAGTACATCTACCGGCACAGCCACGAGTACAGCGTCATCTGGTGGATCCCCGCCGAGCACGACAGCCTGATCCTCGCCGCGCTCGCCGAACTGGCCCGCAGCCTCGGCCTCGACGTGGGCCCGCAGGCCAACACGGCGGTTCCCGCGGTACGGGAGGCGCTGCGCACCGGCAAGCCGTACGAGAACTGGCTGCTGGTCTTCGACAACGCGGAGAACATCGACGCCGTGCGCGCGTACTTCCCCAGCGGCGGCTCCGGAAAGATCATCGTGACTTCACGCAACCGCGAATGGGAGCGGGTCGCCACCCCGCTCAGCGTCAATGTGTTCGAACGGGACGAGAGCATCACCCTGCTCCAGCGCCGCGCCCGCGGGCTGGGCGCCGAGGACGCCGACCGGCTGGCGGAGGCCCTCGGCGACCTCCCGCTCGCGATCGAGCAGGCGGGCGCCTGGCACGCCGCCACCGGCATGCCGGTGGCCGAATACCTCGAACTGCTGGCCGCGCGCCGCCCGGAGATCCTGGAACTCGACCCGTCTCCCGACTACCCCGTGACGGTCGCCGCCGCCTGGAACATCTCGCTGGAACGGCTGGCGCAGAACAACCCGGCCGCCCGGCAACTGCTGGAGATCTGCGCCGGCATGGCGCCCGAGCCCATCCCGCTGAGCATGCTCAGGGGCGGCCACAAGGTCGAGATCACCCCCGAACTGGACCCGGTCCTGCGCGACCCGCTGCTGCTGGCGCGGGCCACCCGTGACCTCAGCAAACTGTCGCTCATCAAACTCGACCACAAGTCGGGCACCCTGCAGATGCACCGACTGATGCAGAACGTCCTCGCCTCGGGGATCGCCTCCGACGAGCAGGAACGGATGCGCCGCGCGGCGCACCTGCTGCTGTCGACGGCGAAGCCGGGATCGCCCGAGTCCCCCGAACACTGGCCCGCCTACCAGGCGTTGCTGCCCCATGTCATCGCCTCCGAAGCGGTGGAGAGTTCCGACCCCTGGGTCCGTGGTCTGGTCTCCGACGTCGTGCTCTTCCTCTACTACTGGGGGGCGCACGACGCCGGCGAGAGCCTGGCGAGGCAGGCGTGGCTGGCCTGGAGCGCCCAGTCGGGCGCCGAGGAGCTCCAGGTCGTCCGGATGACCAAGCTCCTCGGCTTCTATCTGCGGGTCCTCGGCCGGGGTGCGGAGGCGCTCACCCTCAACGAGTCGGCGCTGGCCATCTCCCGCACCGCGCAGGTTCCCGACGAGGAACTCATCGACTCCATGTGCCAGATGGCGAGCGCGCTGCGTTACGAGGGCAAGTTCTACGAGGCGCGCGCACTGGACGAGGAAGCGGACGAGCGGGCCCGCGACCTGTTCGGCCCCGAGGACCCGGAGACGCTGCGGGCCGCCCACGACTACGGCATCTCGATGCGGATGTGCGGTGAGTTCGCCGAGGCCAGGCGGCTGGACGAGGAGACGGCGCACCAGTGGGAGCTGCTGCTCGGCCCGACCAACGGCCTCACGCTCAACACCCTGAACGCGCTCGCCATCGACGTGCGTGAGGCGGGCGACTACCGGGCGGCGCACATCCTCCAGGAGTCCACCTACCAGACGTATGTGACCCACTTCGGCGAGGACAACGCGGCCACCATCCGCGCGGCGCGGAACCTGGCCGTCTGCCGGCGCAGGGCCGGGGTGCTCAGCCAGGCGGGGGAGCTGACCGAGGCGACCCTGCTCCGGTTCACCACCCGTTACGGCACCGACTATCCCGACACCCTCGCCACCGCCATGAACGCGATCGTCGACCGCAGGCTCGGCGGTGATCTCGCCGCGTCGCGCGACGTGGGGGAGAAGACCCTGGCGCGCTACCGGGCGACGCTCGGCGACACTCACGCGTACACGCTCGGCACGATGGTCAACTTCGCCGCCACCCTGCGCGCCCTGGGCGAGCTCGACAAGGCCGAGGCGCTGGACAGGGAAGCGACCGAGCGGTTCCGGGCCACCCTCGGCGAACGGCACGTGTCCACACTCACCGCGGCCATGGGTCTCGCCAACGACCACTACGCCCGGCTGGACTTCGCCCGCGCCCTGGAGGTGGACGAGGCGACGCTGGGCCCGCTGACGCGCAGCGCGGGGCCCGACCATCCGCTGACCCTGTCCTGCACGGCCAATCTCGCGCTGGACCTGCGCGGACTGGGCCGGGTGGCGGAGGCGGACGAGCTGAACGCCAAGGCGGTCGAAGGGCTCACCCGCCTGCTCGGCGACGACCACCCCCGTCCGACGGCGGCCCGGCTGTACCAGCGGATCGAGTGCGACATCGCGCCGATGCCGCTGTGA
- a CDS encoding cation:proton antiporter, which produces MNPDVMITHLVGASALIVLVAHLAGWAARRVGQPYIVGQLVAGIALGPSLLGEISPSLRATVFPPAIAPVLSGLSQISLVLFLFAVGYELDLRVLRGRTRAAFGVSIASFAVPMAAGCGGALIFQRQLHALGMPRHLPVASVLFLGVALSITAVPVLTAIVRENGLSRTVPGVIAVSAAGMLDVLGWTVLAGTMLPTAPDGALSWQVRLGLAVAFVTAMLLGGRRLLLATLWRIQLDPSLRLALLVGFALASAWVTNALGLHVIFGALLAGVVVPRERGGTLDADLVRPLNEISSLLLPFFFVVSGQAVAVGGLDGAGLVTLVAVTVLGMAVKIGSGTVTARLSGLDKHDARTVGVLLSTRGLTELIALSAGLQAGLLSRRLYTILVFMALATTLLTQPLLKLVRRLRLRERGAEADGPQEPLPVPEAPAAGSGEPAAGTG; this is translated from the coding sequence ATGAACCCAGATGTGATGATCACTCATCTCGTCGGTGCGTCCGCGCTGATCGTGCTGGTGGCCCATCTGGCGGGCTGGGCGGCGCGGCGCGTCGGACAGCCGTACATCGTCGGCCAGTTGGTCGCCGGCATCGCCCTCGGTCCCTCACTGCTCGGTGAGATCTCCCCTTCGCTGCGGGCCACGGTGTTTCCCCCCGCCATCGCTCCGGTGCTCAGCGGGCTCTCGCAGATCTCGCTGGTGCTCTTCCTGTTCGCCGTCGGGTACGAACTCGACCTGCGCGTTCTGCGCGGGCGCACCCGCGCGGCCTTCGGTGTCTCGATCGCCTCGTTCGCCGTGCCGATGGCAGCCGGCTGCGGCGGGGCGCTGATCTTCCAGCGGCAGCTGCACGCGCTGGGGATGCCCCGGCATCTCCCGGTGGCGTCGGTGCTGTTCCTCGGTGTCGCCCTGTCGATCACGGCGGTTCCCGTGCTGACGGCGATCGTGCGGGAGAACGGCCTGTCGCGCACGGTGCCCGGGGTGATCGCCGTGTCCGCGGCGGGGATGCTGGACGTGCTGGGCTGGACGGTCCTGGCGGGCACGATGCTGCCGACGGCCCCGGACGGCGCCCTGTCCTGGCAGGTACGGCTCGGCCTCGCGGTCGCCTTCGTCACGGCGATGCTGCTCGGGGGCCGGCGGCTGCTGCTGGCGACCCTCTGGCGGATCCAGCTCGATCCGTCGCTGCGGCTCGCCCTGCTGGTGGGTTTCGCCCTCGCCTCCGCGTGGGTGACCAACGCGCTGGGGCTGCATGTCATCTTCGGCGCACTGCTCGCCGGGGTGGTGGTGCCGCGTGAGCGGGGCGGCACACTCGACGCGGACCTGGTGCGCCCGCTGAACGAGATCAGCTCGCTGCTGCTGCCGTTCTTCTTCGTGGTGTCGGGCCAGGCGGTCGCCGTGGGCGGCCTCGACGGCGCGGGCCTGGTCACACTGGTCGCCGTGACCGTGCTGGGCATGGCGGTGAAGATCGGCAGCGGCACGGTGACCGCGCGGCTCAGCGGTCTCGACAAGCACGACGCGCGGACCGTCGGGGTGCTGCTGAGCACCCGGGGCCTCACCGAACTGATCGCGCTCAGCGCCGGGCTCCAGGCGGGCCTGCTGAGCCGGCGGCTCTACACGATCCTGGTGTTCATGGCGCTCGCCACGACGCTGCTGACCCAGCCGCTGCTGAAGCTGGTGCGGCGGCTGCGCCTGCGGGAGCGGGGCGCCGAGGCCGACGGTCCCCAGGAGCCGCTGCCGGTACCGGAGGCGCCCGCCGCCGGCTCGGGTGAGCCGGCGGCGGGAACGGGCTGA
- a CDS encoding alpha/beta fold hydrolase — MPYDWGTPHGARLGSGGASIPGPGRGADSRDPRAPADRADEEAEAWARLYREPTSELALAAAGSGTVVTPPGAAFPDERPRALLGQLDSQAGEFDEIGPGLDEAARALARDPLLPAAARALDAGTLAATLARALAATVIGGALEADLPVVCDGDTRDAAVDRLARALGAPPQGTERGPVLKLLGRPVVRAGSHYVVRRRRALTEAAHPAAGDILRYLARGEPMRYGLRQLVAELAPPVVLLGHSLGGIIALDTLLAGPLPGVELLVTVGSQAPFLYETGALPGLDHPDPLPAHVPAWLNLHDRRDLLGYIGAPVFPGRVTDVETDNRQPFPAAHSAYWSDPAVYTAIAEQLP, encoded by the coding sequence GTGCCGTACGACTGGGGCACACCGCACGGTGCGCGGCTGGGTTCGGGCGGTGCGAGCATCCCGGGGCCGGGCAGGGGCGCTGACAGCCGTGATCCGCGCGCCCCCGCCGACCGGGCGGACGAGGAGGCCGAAGCCTGGGCGCGGCTGTACCGCGAGCCGACGTCGGAACTGGCCCTCGCCGCAGCAGGGTCCGGCACGGTCGTGACACCACCCGGAGCCGCGTTCCCCGACGAGCGGCCGCGTGCCCTGCTCGGTCAACTCGACTCCCAAGCAGGTGAGTTCGACGAGATCGGTCCGGGACTGGACGAGGCCGCCCGCGCCCTCGCCCGCGACCCGCTGCTGCCCGCGGCCGCCCGGGCACTCGACGCCGGCACCCTGGCCGCGACCCTCGCCAGGGCCCTCGCCGCCACCGTCATCGGCGGCGCACTCGAAGCGGATCTGCCGGTCGTCTGCGACGGCGACACCCGCGACGCGGCGGTCGACCGGCTGGCCCGCGCGCTCGGTGCGCCCCCGCAGGGCACCGAGCGCGGTCCCGTGCTGAAGCTGCTCGGGCGTCCCGTGGTACGCGCCGGGTCACACTACGTCGTACGCCGCAGACGCGCCCTCACCGAAGCCGCACACCCGGCGGCCGGTGACATCCTGCGCTATCTCGCCCGCGGCGAGCCGATGCGGTACGGGCTGCGGCAACTGGTGGCCGAACTGGCGCCGCCCGTCGTGCTGCTCGGCCACAGCCTCGGCGGGATCATCGCCCTCGACACCCTGCTGGCCGGACCGCTGCCGGGCGTCGAACTGCTGGTGACCGTCGGGTCGCAGGCGCCGTTCCTGTACGAGACCGGCGCGCTGCCCGGACTCGACCACCCCGACCCGCTCCCCGCACACGTCCCGGCCTGGCTCAACCTCCACGACCGCAGGGACCTGCTCGGCTACATCGGCGCGCCCGTCTTCCCCGGCCGGGTCACCGACGTCGAGACCGACAACCGCCAGCCCTTCCCCGCTGCGCACAGCGCCTACTGGTCCGACCCGGCCGTCTACACCGCCATCGCGGAGCAACTGCCGTGA
- a CDS encoding effector-associated domain 2-containing protein yields MTDTAVAPARVFALVVGIERYAAGDTWTLPGPARDAVRFRAWLRAAGVPEHNILLHLAPADGYDPGVAYRPADHAALRRALVGELPALRGDALWIWWGGHGVLDQDERIRLYCADATEADRRNLDLESARRALSSDALPGFARQTWVVDACQTFEERHGFPLSLPAETLPAGERVHAHQQALLLAVTRGQRAANDPVGRTGLFSDVVLGELGAEAAPEPGPLFARVAARMEALRADGVTEQTPSVFLRGPGLDTSLPAPRAQARPGAGSPMLRLVEALLAYPMMGDRDERQTLVSALDPGIVARLPRHAVPRTDLVNLARTLGRRPDDLWQLYDAVTLLDDDPRRSDELRRAISELNGGTGGPR; encoded by the coding sequence GTGACGGACACGGCAGTCGCCCCCGCACGTGTCTTCGCCCTGGTCGTCGGGATCGAGCGGTACGCGGCAGGCGACACCTGGACACTGCCGGGGCCCGCCAGGGACGCGGTGCGGTTCCGCGCCTGGCTGCGCGCGGCGGGTGTGCCGGAACACAACATCCTGCTGCATCTCGCCCCGGCCGACGGCTACGACCCCGGCGTCGCGTACCGCCCCGCCGACCACGCCGCCCTGCGGCGGGCCCTCGTCGGTGAACTGCCCGCGCTGCGCGGTGACGCGCTGTGGATCTGGTGGGGCGGCCACGGCGTACTCGACCAGGACGAGCGGATCCGGCTGTACTGCGCCGACGCGACCGAGGCCGACCGGCGCAACCTCGACCTGGAGTCCGCCCGGCGGGCGCTGTCCAGTGACGCCCTGCCCGGATTCGCCCGGCAGACCTGGGTCGTGGACGCCTGCCAGACCTTCGAGGAGCGGCACGGCTTCCCCCTCTCGCTGCCCGCCGAGACCCTGCCGGCCGGCGAGCGGGTGCACGCCCACCAACAGGCGCTGCTGCTCGCCGTCACCCGGGGCCAGCGCGCGGCCAACGATCCGGTCGGACGTACGGGTCTCTTTTCGGACGTTGTTCTCGGCGAACTGGGCGCCGAAGCGGCGCCGGAGCCCGGGCCGCTCTTCGCCCGGGTCGCTGCCCGGATGGAAGCGCTACGGGCCGACGGCGTGACCGAACAGACCCCGTCCGTCTTCCTGCGCGGCCCCGGGCTCGACACATCCCTGCCCGCACCGCGCGCGCAGGCCCGCCCCGGCGCGGGCAGCCCCATGCTGCGGCTGGTCGAGGCGCTGCTCGCCTACCCGATGATGGGCGACCGCGACGAGCGGCAGACCCTGGTCAGCGCCCTGGACCCGGGCATCGTCGCCCGGCTGCCCCGGCACGCGGTGCCGCGCACCGATCTCGTCAATCTCGCACGCACCCTGGGCCGCCGGCCCGACGACCTGTGGCAGTTGTACGACGCCGTCACGCTGCTCGACGACGACCCGCGCAGGAGCGACGAACTGCGGCGGGCGATCAGTGAGTTGAACGGCGGTACCGGCGGCCCCCGCTGA
- a CDS encoding HEXXH motif domain-containing protein codes for MTSDEPYERFRMPGRLFDELAEGGGSAEAVAFLLRSERTRRLLLLRELLARLDEQPDVLGGPAASIWRYVEEAALRAPDAVEALLLSPQAGSWLAHMLRRLHGTASGPPLWADAGQLAALALVACVRSGTDADLRVPALAGSVNLPTLGLMLLPGPTEKGDNGARWVPAVVRDRRVTVGPAGRTVTVRPLEDERGAHWLPLRTLRAGPGGPPIWLDDLDPYRDLDEPVGPAPLEAAETRAWQTLLDEAVEILRPSGPEPGRLRPEEISRIVPWRPAPRLLETSPDVTHDPAGPGGTDAGTTPGVRLSASTGDAFGSMMIARPPGALDLAETLVHEFQHSKLGALLHLFPLLGDNRDECHYAPWRPDPRHLPGLLHGAYAFTGVAGFWRERLGDKEADPTGLAPFQFALRRLQTRLVVRTLATRAVLTPQGRRLVSGLAATLDDWLREPVAPEAVARARAAAVSHRVEWRLRNIAADGTPVGARDGSGDGSDDAYWQDDRVRLYGLPPVTYGAGASADELLTSGDQAAALPRYAADLRAHPDDPHALAGWLLGWAAGRADGRRLLARPERFRAALTTAGIAPGDAEGMRETAGSLLRRGGANRP; via the coding sequence ATGACCTCGGACGAGCCGTACGAACGCTTTCGCATGCCCGGCCGCCTGTTCGACGAACTCGCCGAAGGCGGCGGCTCGGCCGAGGCGGTCGCCTTTCTGCTGCGGAGTGAACGCACCCGCAGGCTCCTGCTGTTGCGGGAACTGCTCGCCCGGCTGGACGAACAGCCGGACGTCCTCGGCGGCCCGGCCGCCTCGATCTGGCGGTACGTCGAAGAGGCCGCCCTGCGTGCCCCGGACGCGGTCGAGGCGCTGCTGCTCAGCCCGCAGGCCGGCAGCTGGCTGGCCCATATGCTGCGGCGGCTGCACGGCACCGCCTCGGGCCCGCCGCTGTGGGCGGACGCCGGCCAGCTCGCCGCGCTCGCTCTGGTCGCCTGCGTGCGCAGCGGTACGGACGCCGATCTGCGGGTGCCCGCGCTCGCCGGCAGCGTCAACCTGCCCACGCTCGGCCTGATGCTGCTCCCCGGCCCAACGGAGAAGGGCGACAACGGAGCGCGCTGGGTACCCGCCGTCGTCCGGGACCGCCGGGTGACGGTGGGACCTGCCGGCCGCACCGTCACCGTCCGGCCGCTGGAGGACGAGCGCGGCGCCCACTGGCTCCCGCTGCGGACGCTGCGCGCGGGTCCCGGCGGCCCGCCGATCTGGCTGGACGACCTCGACCCGTACCGGGACCTGGACGAACCGGTCGGCCCCGCGCCGCTCGAAGCCGCCGAGACGCGGGCCTGGCAGACGCTGCTGGACGAAGCGGTCGAGATCCTGCGGCCCTCGGGACCCGAACCCGGGCGACTGCGCCCCGAGGAGATCAGCAGGATCGTCCCCTGGCGCCCGGCACCACGGCTGCTGGAGACGTCACCGGACGTCACCCACGACCCGGCCGGCCCCGGCGGCACCGACGCGGGCACCACTCCGGGCGTCCGGCTCAGTGCCTCCACCGGCGACGCGTTCGGCTCCATGATGATCGCCCGGCCGCCCGGCGCCCTCGATCTGGCCGAGACCCTCGTCCACGAGTTCCAGCACAGCAAACTCGGCGCGCTGCTCCACCTCTTCCCGCTCCTCGGCGACAACCGCGACGAATGCCACTACGCCCCCTGGCGCCCCGACCCGAGACATCTGCCCGGGCTGCTGCACGGCGCGTACGCCTTCACCGGCGTCGCCGGATTCTGGCGCGAGCGGCTCGGCGACAAGGAGGCCGACCCCACCGGACTCGCCCCCTTCCAGTTCGCCCTGCGCCGCCTCCAGACCCGGCTCGTCGTCCGGACCCTCGCCACCCGGGCCGTCCTCACCCCGCAGGGGCGGCGGCTGGTGTCCGGGCTCGCCGCGACCCTGGACGACTGGCTGCGGGAGCCGGTCGCGCCGGAAGCGGTGGCGCGGGCCCGCGCGGCCGCCGTCAGCCACCGGGTCGAGTGGCGGCTGCGCAACATCGCCGCCGACGGGACGCCCGTCGGCGCCCGGGACGGCTCGGGGGACGGCTCGGACGACGCGTACTGGCAGGACGACCGGGTCAGGCTCTACGGCCTGCCGCCCGTGACGTACGGCGCGGGGGCGAGCGCCGACGAACTCCTCACCTCGGGGGACCAGGCCGCCGCACTGCCGCGGTACGCCGCCGACCTGCGCGCACACCCCGACGACCCGCACGCGCTGGCCGGCTGGCTGCTCGGCTGGGCGGCGGGCCGGGCGGACGGCCGCAGGCTGCTGGCCCGCCCCGAACGTTTCCGCGCGGCCCTGACGACCGCCGGGATCGCCCCGGGGGACGCCGAAGGCATGCGCGAAACGGCCGGTTCACTCCTCCGTCGTGGCGGTGCGAACCGGCCGTGA